A portion of the Pseudoxanthomonas sp. JBR18 genome contains these proteins:
- the acs gene encoding acetate--CoA ligase codes for MSDLYPVDPAFAKQALVDADTYARDYRASVEDPEAFWSKAAQRLDWMKQPTQIKDVSYDLEDFRIKWFADGELNASVNCLDRQLDKHGDKIALLFEPDSPDSESYGVTYRELHARVCKLANALRSLGVVKGDRVTIYLPMIPDAAVAMLACARIGAVHSVVFGGFAPNSIADRVIDCGSKLIITADEGLRGSKKIPLKSNVDAALKLPGTNSVETVLVVKHTGGAVDMQAPRDRWFHDVVDSQPATCEPERMNAEDPLFILYTSGSTGKPKGVLHTTGGYLLWAAYTHEVVFDLKPDDIYWCTADVGWVTGHSYIVYGPLANGATSLIFEGVPNYPDNSRFWQVVDKHQVTLFYTAPTAIRALMRDGEAPVKKTSRKSLRLLGTVGEPINPEAWRWYYEVVGDSRCPIVDTWWQTETGGHMITPLPGATALKPGSATVPFFGVQPALVDANGAELEGEAEGNLVIKDSWPGQMRTVYGDHQRFIDTYFRTYPGTYFTGDGCRRDADGYYWITGRVDDVINVSGHRIGTAEVESALVSHPKVAEAAVVGFPHDIKGQGIYAYVTLVAGEQPSEDLHKALIAHVRKEIGPIASPDHLQWAPGLPKTRSGKIMRRILRKIAENAPDQLGDTSTLADPSVVDSLVSERKVQ; via the coding sequence ATGTCCGATCTGTACCCCGTCGATCCCGCATTCGCCAAGCAGGCGCTGGTGGATGCCGACACGTATGCGCGGGATTACCGCGCCTCGGTCGAGGATCCGGAGGCGTTCTGGTCCAAGGCCGCCCAGCGGCTGGACTGGATGAAGCAGCCCACTCAGATCAAGGACGTGAGCTACGACCTGGAAGACTTCCGCATCAAGTGGTTCGCCGATGGCGAGCTCAATGCCAGCGTCAACTGCCTGGACCGGCAGCTGGACAAGCATGGCGACAAGATCGCGCTGCTGTTTGAGCCGGACAGTCCGGATTCGGAAAGTTACGGGGTGACCTACCGCGAACTGCACGCACGCGTGTGCAAGCTGGCCAACGCGCTGCGCAGCCTGGGCGTGGTCAAGGGCGACCGGGTCACCATCTATTTGCCGATGATCCCCGATGCGGCCGTGGCGATGTTGGCCTGCGCGCGCATCGGCGCGGTGCACTCGGTGGTGTTCGGCGGCTTTGCGCCCAATTCCATCGCCGACCGGGTGATCGACTGTGGCAGCAAGCTGATCATCACCGCCGACGAGGGCCTGCGTGGCTCCAAGAAGATCCCGCTGAAAAGCAACGTCGATGCCGCGCTCAAGCTGCCGGGCACCAACAGCGTGGAGACCGTCTTGGTGGTCAAGCACACCGGCGGCGCGGTGGACATGCAGGCCCCGCGCGACCGCTGGTTTCATGACGTGGTCGACAGCCAGCCGGCGACCTGCGAGCCGGAGCGCATGAACGCCGAGGATCCGCTGTTCATCCTGTACACCTCTGGCTCGACCGGCAAGCCCAAGGGCGTGCTGCACACCACCGGCGGCTACCTGCTGTGGGCGGCGTACACGCATGAGGTGGTGTTCGACCTCAAGCCCGACGACATCTACTGGTGCACGGCCGACGTGGGCTGGGTCACCGGCCACAGCTACATCGTCTACGGGCCACTGGCCAATGGCGCCACCTCGCTGATCTTCGAGGGCGTGCCCAACTATCCGGACAACTCGCGTTTCTGGCAGGTCGTGGACAAGCACCAGGTCACCCTGTTCTACACCGCACCGACCGCGATCCGCGCCCTGATGCGCGACGGCGAGGCGCCGGTCAAGAAAACCTCGCGCAAGTCCCTGCGCCTGCTGGGCACGGTCGGCGAGCCGATCAACCCGGAAGCCTGGCGCTGGTACTACGAGGTGGTCGGCGACAGTCGCTGCCCGATCGTGGACACCTGGTGGCAGACCGAGACCGGGGGCCACATGATCACCCCGCTGCCCGGCGCCACCGCGCTCAAGCCCGGCTCGGCCACGGTGCCGTTCTTCGGCGTGCAGCCGGCGCTGGTCGATGCCAATGGCGCCGAGCTGGAGGGCGAGGCCGAGGGCAACCTGGTGATCAAGGACTCCTGGCCGGGCCAGATGCGCACGGTCTACGGCGACCACCAGCGCTTCATCGACACCTACTTCCGCACCTATCCGGGCACCTACTTCACCGGTGACGGCTGCCGCCGCGATGCCGACGGCTACTACTGGATCACCGGGCGCGTGGACGATGTGATTAACGTCTCCGGCCACCGCATCGGCACGGCCGAGGTGGAAAGCGCGCTGGTCTCCCACCCCAAGGTGGCCGAGGCGGCCGTGGTGGGCTTCCCGCACGACATCAAGGGCCAGGGCATCTACGCCTACGTCACCCTGGTGGCCGGCGAGCAGCCCAGCGAGGACCTGCACAAGGCGTTGATCGCCCACGTGCGCAAGGAAATCGGGCCGATCGCCTCGCCCGACCACCTGCAGTGGGCGCCGGGCCTGCCCAAGACCCGCTCGGGCAAGATCATGCGTCGCATCCTGCGCAAGATCGCCGAGAACGCACCGGATCAGCTGGGCGACACCTCGACCCTGGCCGATCCTTCGGTGGTGGATTCGCTGGTGTCCGAGCGCAAGGTCCAGTAG
- a CDS encoding response regulator transcription factor gives MTTLLIADDHPLFREALRGAVQRVLPGVHLHEADSVDALYTLVEANPDADLLLLDLNMPGAHGFNALVHLRALHPQLPVVVVSAREEPAVMRRALDHGAMGFIPKSVDSDTIGEAIGQVLDGERWAPEEAHNAPAIGRDEHEVAQRLRDLTPQQFRVLQMLGAGRLNKQIAYDLGVSEATIKAHVTAILRKLGVTNRTQAVLMAGRLSVDPDGLIPPPEDQE, from the coding sequence ATGACCACACTGCTGATTGCCGACGACCATCCTCTGTTCCGGGAAGCCCTGCGCGGCGCCGTCCAGCGCGTGCTGCCCGGCGTGCACCTGCACGAGGCCGACAGCGTCGATGCACTGTACACCCTGGTGGAGGCCAATCCCGATGCGGACCTGCTGCTGCTGGACCTCAACATGCCCGGCGCACACGGCTTCAACGCCTTGGTCCACCTGCGTGCCCTGCATCCGCAGCTGCCCGTGGTGGTGGTGTCCGCGCGCGAGGAGCCGGCGGTCATGCGCCGGGCCCTGGACCACGGCGCGATGGGCTTCATTCCCAAGTCGGTCGATTCGGACACCATCGGCGAGGCCATCGGCCAGGTGCTCGACGGGGAGCGCTGGGCACCCGAGGAGGCGCACAACGCGCCGGCCATCGGCCGCGACGAACACGAAGTCGCCCAGCGCCTGCGCGACCTGACGCCCCAGCAGTTCCGCGTGCTGCAGATGCTGGGCGCCGGCCGATTGAACAAGCAGATCGCCTACGACCTGGGCGTGTCCGAAGCCACCATCAAGGCGCACGTCACCGCGATCCTGCGCAAGCTGGGCGTCACCAATCGCACCCAGGCCGTGCTGATGGCCGGGCGCCTGTCGGTGGATCCCGATGGCCTGATCCCGCCCCCGGAAGACCAGGAATAA
- the aceK gene encoding bifunctional isocitrate dehydrogenase kinase/phosphatase, translating into MDDAATYAALIDEAFADYHARFAHITGRAKLRFAQRDWNGARDDAVERIALYDACVDECRLRLQAVMGPRAFDRTLWHAIRERYATLIDAQIDRELYKTFYNTLTRRFFRTQGVDAQVEFVALDIAPTEAITHPVARHNYLVSQTRPVDTFARLLGDYVFAVPYAHQARCAAAIAVRLHDDLAGWGEPVRAVELLDTVFYRERRAYLVGRVLGETRFAPCMIALIHDEAGLRVDAVLTRRADVAQLFGISRSYFHADLPTVGDAVVFLRTLLPHKPIDELYTVLGRAKQGKTERFRTFYHHFGDHPGEQLVQAEGTPGLVMAVFTLPSYPLVFKLIRDRFAETKQVTRQEVQERYALVFNRDRVGRLLDAQPYRALRFPVARFAPALLAELRDTCAGSLTFEGDDVIIALCYVQRRLRPLNLYLREQPAEAARAAALDYGQAIVDMARNNIFPGDMLLKNFGVSRHGRVVFYDYDEVRLITDCQFRDWPQAQSYEEQMADEPWFHVAPGDVFPERFVQFMGLPAALAQAVRAVHGQLFDPAWWRELQAALAQDRYPDTPPYPPSLRVA; encoded by the coding sequence ATGGATGATGCCGCCACCTACGCCGCGCTGATCGACGAAGCCTTCGCCGACTACCACGCGCGCTTTGCGCACATCACCGGGCGCGCGAAGCTGCGCTTTGCGCAGCGCGACTGGAATGGCGCGCGCGACGATGCGGTCGAGCGCATCGCGCTCTACGACGCCTGTGTGGACGAATGCCGGCTGCGCCTGCAGGCGGTGATGGGCCCGCGCGCATTCGACCGCACGCTATGGCATGCCATCCGCGAGCGCTACGCGACGCTGATCGACGCGCAGATCGACCGCGAGTTGTACAAGACCTTCTACAACACGCTGACCCGGCGCTTCTTCCGCACCCAGGGCGTGGATGCGCAGGTGGAGTTCGTGGCGCTGGACATCGCGCCCACCGAGGCCATCACCCATCCGGTCGCGCGGCACAACTATCTGGTCTCGCAGACCCGGCCGGTGGACACCTTCGCCCGGCTGCTGGGCGACTACGTGTTCGCCGTGCCCTATGCGCACCAGGCGCGCTGCGCGGCCGCCATCGCCGTGCGCCTGCACGACGACCTGGCCGGCTGGGGCGAGCCGGTGCGCGCGGTGGAGCTGCTGGACACGGTGTTCTATCGCGAACGCCGCGCCTACCTGGTCGGCCGGGTGCTGGGCGAGACGCGCTTTGCGCCGTGCATGATCGCGCTGATCCACGACGAGGCCGGCCTGCGCGTGGACGCGGTGCTGACCCGGCGCGCGGACGTGGCCCAGTTGTTCGGCATCTCGCGCAGCTACTTCCACGCCGACCTGCCCACGGTTGGCGATGCGGTGGTCTTCCTGCGCACCTTGCTGCCGCACAAGCCCATCGATGAGCTGTACACCGTGCTGGGCCGCGCCAAGCAGGGCAAGACCGAGCGCTTCCGCACCTTCTATCATCACTTTGGCGATCACCCTGGCGAGCAGCTGGTCCAGGCCGAGGGCACGCCCGGACTGGTAATGGCGGTATTCACCCTGCCCAGCTATCCGTTGGTGTTCAAGCTGATCCGCGACCGCTTCGCCGAGACCAAGCAGGTCACCCGGCAGGAGGTGCAGGAGCGCTATGCCCTGGTGTTCAACCGTGACCGGGTGGGGCGCTTGCTCGACGCGCAGCCGTATCGCGCGCTGCGCTTCCCGGTCGCGCGCTTCGCCCCGGCGCTGCTGGCCGAACTGCGCGACACCTGCGCTGGCAGCCTGACCTTCGAAGGGGACGATGTGATCATCGCCCTGTGCTACGTGCAGCGCCGGCTGCGCCCACTCAACCTGTACCTGCGCGAGCAGCCGGCCGAGGCCGCGCGCGCGGCGGCGCTGGACTACGGCCAGGCCATCGTGGACATGGCCCGCAACAACATCTTCCCTGGCGACATGCTGCTGAAGAACTTCGGCGTCTCGCGCCACGGCCGGGTGGTGTTCTACGACTACGACGAGGTGCGGCTGATCACCGACTGCCAGTTCCGCGACTGGCCCCAGGCGCAGAGCTACGAGGAGCAGATGGCCGACGAGCCCTGGTTCCATGTCGCTCCGGGCGACGTGTTCCCCGAGCGCTTCGTCCAGTTCATGGGCTTGCCCGCCGCGCTGGCCCAGGCCGTGCGCGCGGTGCATGGGCAGCTGTTCGACCCGGCCTGGTGGCGCGAATTGCAAGCCGCGCTGGCGCAGGACCGCTATCCCGACACCCCTCCCTATCCGCCCTCGCTGCGCGTGGCCTGA
- the mgtE gene encoding magnesium transporter, producing the protein MNLKHFSFKTTDAVAAQLDALRPLNTADVVERLNKLKPALADATFARLSDARAINVLEAPELLRGPQLLQALQRPRRARVLEGMADDRAADLVQALELTDQAAALADLAARAPASAHAVQKLMRYRPRTAGALMTTEYVGVPADWTVAQTLDHVREVERKRETVYAIYVLAPGSDVLQQVVTLRRLITGQPGDNILTVAQVNPPVTVSPLTDQQEVARLIRRHDLLSLAVVDDARRMLGIVTVDDIIDTMMEEGTEDAHKFGGLEALDAPYMQIGFWRMIRKRAGWLCALFLGEMLTASAMQHFEGELDKALVLTLFIPLIMSSGGNSGSQATSLLIRALALGELRLRDWWRVALRELPTGMLLGAILGVIAILRVVAWQRLGIYDYGPHWPLVALTVGAALVGIVTFGSLTGSMLPFALQRLRFDPASASAPFVATLVDVTGLVIYFSIALLILSGTLL; encoded by the coding sequence ATGAACCTGAAGCACTTCTCCTTCAAGACCACCGATGCGGTGGCCGCCCAGCTGGACGCGCTGCGTCCGCTCAACACCGCCGACGTGGTCGAGCGGCTCAACAAGCTCAAGCCCGCCCTGGCCGACGCGACCTTCGCCCGCCTGTCCGACGCGCGCGCGATCAATGTGCTCGAGGCGCCCGAGCTGCTGCGCGGCCCGCAGCTGCTGCAGGCCCTGCAGCGCCCGCGCCGGGCGCGCGTGCTCGAAGGCATGGCCGACGACCGCGCCGCCGACCTGGTCCAGGCGCTGGAGTTGACCGACCAGGCCGCAGCCCTGGCCGACTTGGCCGCGCGCGCGCCGGCCAGTGCGCACGCGGTGCAGAAGCTGATGCGCTACCGCCCGCGCACCGCCGGCGCGCTGATGACCACCGAGTACGTCGGGGTGCCGGCCGACTGGACCGTGGCCCAGACCCTGGACCACGTGCGCGAGGTCGAGCGCAAGCGCGAGACCGTGTATGCCATCTACGTGCTGGCTCCCGGCAGCGACGTCCTGCAGCAGGTCGTGACCCTGCGCCGGCTGATCACCGGCCAGCCTGGCGACAACATCCTCACCGTGGCCCAGGTCAATCCGCCGGTCACCGTCTCGCCGCTGACAGACCAGCAGGAAGTCGCGCGCCTGATCCGCCGCCACGATCTGCTCTCGCTGGCCGTGGTCGACGATGCGCGCCGCATGCTGGGCATCGTCACCGTGGACGACATCATCGACACGATGATGGAGGAAGGCACCGAGGACGCGCACAAGTTCGGCGGCCTGGAGGCGCTGGACGCGCCGTACATGCAGATCGGCTTCTGGCGGATGATCCGCAAGCGCGCGGGCTGGCTGTGCGCGCTGTTCCTGGGCGAGATGCTCACCGCCAGCGCGATGCAGCACTTCGAGGGCGAACTGGACAAGGCGCTGGTGCTGACCTTGTTCATCCCGCTGATCATGAGTTCGGGCGGCAATTCCGGCTCGCAGGCGACCTCGCTGCTAATCCGCGCCCTGGCCCTGGGCGAGCTGCGCCTGCGTGACTGGTGGAGGGTGGCCCTGCGCGAGCTGCCCACCGGCATGCTGCTCGGCGCGATCCTGGGCGTGATCGCCATCCTGCGCGTGGTGGCCTGGCAGCGGCTGGGAATCTACGACTACGGCCCGCACTGGCCGCTGGTGGCCCTGACCGTGGGTGCGGCGCTGGTGGGCATCGTGACCTTCGGCTCGCTGACCGGCTCGATGCTGCCGTTCGCGCTGCAGCGGCTGCGCTTCGACCCGGCCAGCGCCTCGGCACCGTTCGTGGCTACCCTGGTGGATGTCACCGGGCTGGTCATCTACTTCAGCATCGCTCTGCTGATCCTGAGCGGGACGCTGTTGTAG
- a CDS encoding bifunctional acetate--CoA ligase family protein/GNAT family N-acetyltransferase, which translates to MSTYRLKSVFAPTSIAIVGGSPRDRSAGRAVVRNLRAAGFPGRIAWINARYKRIDEVDTVPRLSDLDYVPDLVIVTAPARTVPKVVATAAERGVAAAIILTAGLGQGPGSLAEATERAARAHGLRLLGPHCLGVIAPHARLNASIAAHTPLPGDLALISESSAIAAALVEWGVAHQVGFSAVVSLGDALDVDFSDLLDHFATDYRTRAILLYVESIRDARKFMSAARAAARGKPVVVVKSGRGRETGGTTHTQTLARPDAVYDAAFRRAGLLRVGALDELFAAAQTLGRLGTFPGRRLAILSNGGGVGALARDQLGALGGTLAGLSEATVARLDQALPDWSRENPVDIVVDADGERYAAAVEALLADAENDAVLVVNVPTAFTSSADAAQALTQVVGQRPRHSRAKPVLAVWLGGGEAALTTLNAAHIPNYATEADAVAGFMHLVRYREAQTALMETPPSLPQDFVVDVGAARAIVEAALADGRQWLDPIAATGVLRAYGIPTARIWAAADAEAAVKLAQPLLDEGLPVAVKVLSADIPHKSDVDGVRLNLVSAEAVHAATTALIERARRLRPEARIDGVVVQPTVLRPKSRELIAGIADDAVFGPVIVFGRGGTAVEVIDDVALALPPLDLRLAHELIGRTRVSRILKAYRDVPAADERAVALVLVKLAQLAADIPEIRELDINPLLADASGVVAVDARIAVAPSRQLHKGRGHPRLSIFPYPKEWERHITLSDGSETFVRPVRPEDDALFRAFFARVTDEDLRLRFFQSVKHFSHEFIARLTQLDYARSIALVAIDPGNGEMLGAVRLLADADYDRGEYGILIRSDLKGAGLGWQLMRIMIDYAHWQGLRQVEGQVLRENRTMLAMCRQLGFTLKPDPDDASITNVTLPIHSARGQP; encoded by the coding sequence ATGAGCACCTACCGCCTCAAGTCCGTGTTCGCGCCGACCTCGATCGCCATCGTCGGCGGCAGCCCGCGCGATCGCTCGGCCGGGCGGGCGGTGGTGCGCAACCTGCGCGCGGCGGGGTTCCCTGGGCGGATCGCTTGGATCAATGCGCGCTACAAGCGCATCGACGAGGTGGACACCGTCCCGCGGCTGTCCGACCTGGACTACGTGCCGGATCTGGTGATCGTCACCGCCCCGGCGCGGACCGTGCCCAAGGTCGTGGCCACCGCGGCCGAGCGCGGCGTGGCCGCCGCGATCATCCTCACCGCCGGCCTGGGCCAAGGCCCCGGCTCGCTGGCCGAAGCCACCGAGCGTGCCGCGCGCGCGCATGGCCTGCGCCTCCTCGGGCCGCATTGCCTGGGCGTGATCGCCCCGCACGCCAGGCTCAACGCCAGCATCGCTGCACACACCCCACTACCCGGCGACCTGGCGCTGATTTCCGAGTCCTCGGCCATTGCCGCGGCGCTGGTGGAATGGGGTGTCGCGCATCAGGTCGGGTTCTCCGCGGTGGTCTCGCTCGGCGACGCGCTCGATGTGGATTTCAGCGACCTGCTGGACCACTTCGCCACCGACTACCGCACCCGCGCGATCCTGCTCTACGTCGAATCCATCCGCGACGCGCGCAAGTTCATGTCCGCCGCGCGTGCGGCCGCGCGCGGCAAGCCGGTGGTGGTGGTCAAGTCCGGACGCGGGCGCGAAACGGGCGGCACGACCCACACCCAGACCCTGGCCCGCCCCGACGCGGTGTACGACGCCGCCTTCCGACGCGCCGGCCTGCTGCGCGTGGGCGCGCTGGACGAGCTGTTCGCCGCCGCCCAGACCCTGGGCCGACTGGGCACCTTTCCTGGCCGGCGCCTGGCGATCCTGTCCAACGGCGGCGGCGTGGGCGCCCTGGCCCGCGACCAGCTCGGCGCCCTCGGGGGCACCCTGGCCGGGCTGTCGGAGGCCACCGTGGCGCGCCTGGACCAGGCCCTGCCGGACTGGTCGCGCGAGAACCCGGTGGACATCGTGGTCGACGCCGACGGTGAGCGCTACGCGGCCGCGGTCGAGGCCCTGCTCGCCGACGCGGAGAACGACGCGGTGCTGGTGGTCAACGTCCCCACCGCCTTCACCTCCTCGGCCGATGCGGCGCAGGCGCTGACCCAGGTCGTGGGCCAGCGCCCCCGCCACAGCCGGGCCAAGCCGGTGCTGGCCGTGTGGCTGGGCGGTGGCGAGGCCGCCCTGACCACGCTCAACGCCGCGCACATTCCCAACTATGCGACCGAAGCCGACGCGGTGGCCGGCTTCATGCACCTGGTGCGCTATCGCGAGGCCCAGACCGCGCTGATGGAGACGCCGCCCAGCCTGCCGCAGGATTTCGTGGTGGATGTCGGCGCCGCCCGCGCCATCGTCGAGGCGGCGCTGGCCGATGGCCGTCAGTGGCTGGACCCGATTGCCGCCACCGGCGTGCTGCGCGCCTACGGCATCCCCACCGCGCGTATCTGGGCCGCGGCCGACGCCGAGGCCGCGGTGAAGCTGGCCCAGCCATTGCTGGACGAAGGCCTGCCGGTCGCGGTCAAGGTGCTCTCGGCGGACATCCCCCACAAGTCCGACGTGGACGGGGTGCGCCTGAACCTGGTCTCGGCCGAGGCGGTGCATGCGGCCACCACCGCGCTGATCGAGCGCGCGCGCCGGCTGCGCCCGGAGGCGCGCATCGACGGCGTTGTGGTCCAGCCCACGGTGCTGCGCCCCAAGTCGCGCGAGCTGATCGCCGGCATCGCCGACGATGCGGTGTTCGGCCCGGTGATCGTGTTCGGCCGCGGTGGCACGGCGGTGGAGGTGATCGACGATGTGGCCCTGGCCCTGCCGCCACTGGATCTACGCCTGGCCCACGAGCTGATCGGCCGCACCCGGGTCTCGCGCATCCTCAAGGCCTACCGCGACGTGCCCGCCGCCGACGAGCGTGCCGTGGCACTGGTCCTGGTCAAGCTGGCCCAGCTGGCCGCCGACATTCCCGAGATCCGCGAGCTGGACATCAATCCGCTGCTGGCCGACGCCAGCGGCGTGGTCGCGGTGGACGCGCGCATCGCCGTGGCGCCCTCGCGCCAGCTGCACAAGGGTCGCGGGCATCCGCGTCTGTCGATCTTCCCCTATCCCAAGGAATGGGAGCGCCACATCACCCTGTCCGACGGCAGCGAGACCTTCGTGCGGCCGGTGCGGCCGGAGGACGACGCGCTGTTCCGCGCGTTCTTCGCCCGGGTCACCGACGAGGACCTGCGCCTGCGCTTCTTCCAGTCGGTCAAGCATTTCAGCCACGAGTTCATCGCGCGCCTGACCCAGCTGGACTACGCGCGTTCCATCGCCCTGGTGGCCATCGACCCGGGCAACGGCGAGATGCTCGGCGCGGTACGCCTGCTGGCCGACGCCGACTACGACCGCGGCGAGTACGGCATCCTGATCCGCTCGGACCTCAAGGGCGCCGGCCTGGGCTGGCAGCTGATGCGGATCATGATCGACTACGCGCACTGGCAGGGGCTGCGTCAGGTCGAGGGCCAGGTCCTGCGCGAGAACCGCACCATGCTGGCCATGTGCCGGCAGCTGGGCTTCACCCTCAAGCCCGACCCGGACGATGCCTCCATCACCAACGTGACCCTGCCGATCCACAGCGCCCGGGGGCAGCCCTGA
- a CDS encoding alpha/beta hydrolase fold domain-containing protein gives MNISALSRWSGLLLLLASTWAAHAADVPDPRVPLNGVQVPLSAYASPEARERLQAMLDAHARGEGPGKDIAAARAFYDAQNSDRVARMRKRWPVRTSEARFDGVLADVAEPADGIAPANKARVLINLHGGAFLWGARSGALAEAIPIAGVGRIKVVSVDYRQGPEHRFPAASEDVETVYRALLRDHRPQDIGIYGCSAGGYLTAQVVARLISKKLPLPGAVGTFCGSVAAPDGDSIYTSAALEGQQVPAGPPRLSDYPYFRGADLSDPLVFPANSQAILARFPPTLLISGSRDFALSSVLRSHALLDAAGVDAELHVWDGMWHAFFVDPELPESQQAYAVIWRFFDRHLGHASVAARQAR, from the coding sequence TTGAACATCTCCGCCTTGTCGCGCTGGAGCGGGCTCTTGCTGCTCCTCGCCTCGACCTGGGCCGCGCATGCCGCGGATGTGCCCGACCCGCGCGTGCCGCTCAACGGCGTGCAGGTGCCGCTGTCGGCCTATGCCTCGCCCGAGGCGCGCGAGCGCCTCCAGGCCATGCTCGATGCGCACGCGCGCGGCGAGGGCCCCGGCAAGGACATCGCCGCGGCGCGCGCGTTCTACGACGCGCAGAACAGCGACCGCGTCGCGCGCATGCGCAAGCGATGGCCGGTGCGCACCAGCGAGGCGCGCTTCGACGGCGTGCTGGCCGACGTGGCCGAGCCGGCCGACGGCATCGCGCCGGCCAACAAGGCGCGTGTGCTGATCAATCTGCATGGGGGCGCGTTCCTGTGGGGCGCGCGCAGCGGTGCGCTGGCCGAGGCCATTCCCATCGCCGGCGTCGGCAGGATCAAGGTGGTCTCGGTGGATTACCGGCAGGGGCCGGAGCACCGCTTCCCGGCGGCCAGCGAGGATGTGGAAACCGTCTACCGCGCGCTGCTGCGCGACCATCGCCCGCAGGACATCGGGATCTACGGTTGCTCGGCCGGCGGCTATCTCACCGCACAGGTGGTGGCGCGCCTGATTTCGAAGAAGCTGCCGCTGCCCGGCGCGGTCGGCACCTTCTGCGGATCGGTGGCCGCGCCCGATGGCGACTCCATCTACACCTCGGCCGCGCTGGAAGGGCAGCAGGTGCCGGCCGGCCCGCCCAGGCTCTCGGACTATCCCTATTTCCGCGGCGCCGACCTGTCCGACCCGCTGGTGTTCCCGGCCAACTCGCAGGCCATCCTCGCCCGCTTCCCGCCCACACTGCTGATCAGCGGCAGCCGCGACTTCGCCTTGAGCTCGGTCCTGCGCAGCCATGCGCTGCTCGACGCGGCCGGCGTGGACGCCGAGCTGCACGTGTGGGACGGCATGTGGCATGCGTTCTTCGTCGACCCCGAGCTGCCCGAGTCGCAGCAGGCCTACGCGGTGATCTGGCGCTTTTTCGATCGTCATCTTGGCCACGCATCGGTCGCTGCCCGCCAGGCGCGCTAG
- a CDS encoding TerC family protein: MQTIANPWLWGGFVVVVIAALLADLVLMRHGGPHKVTFKEAVWWSLGWVALALAFNGGLWWYLREAMDIASANRIGLEFLTGYLVEKSLAVDNIFVFLMVMSYFAVPEEQRQRVLVIGVLGAIVLRAVMIFAGAALLNQFHWLLYVFGAFLLFTGIKMWFSAGSEPDLETNPALKFMRKHLRLTDGYEGNALSVVRDGRRWFTPMFAVLILIAVTDVIFAVDSIPAIFAITTDPFIVLTSNVFAVLGLRAMFFLLAGMADRFHLLPYGLAVILVYIGTKMLVIDLVKIPVLVSLGVVFGILAITVWLSLARPPKPASEN, from the coding sequence ATGCAGACGATTGCAAACCCCTGGCTCTGGGGCGGATTCGTGGTGGTGGTGATCGCCGCCCTGCTGGCCGACCTGGTGCTGATGCGCCACGGCGGGCCGCACAAGGTCACCTTCAAGGAGGCGGTGTGGTGGTCGCTGGGCTGGGTCGCCCTGGCGTTGGCCTTCAACGGCGGGCTGTGGTGGTACCTGCGCGAGGCGATGGACATCGCCAGTGCCAATCGCATCGGTCTGGAATTCCTGACCGGCTACTTGGTCGAGAAGTCCCTGGCGGTAGACAACATCTTCGTCTTCCTGATGGTGATGAGCTACTTCGCCGTGCCCGAGGAGCAGCGCCAGCGGGTGCTGGTGATCGGCGTGCTGGGCGCCATCGTGCTGCGCGCGGTCATGATCTTCGCCGGCGCGGCGCTGCTCAACCAGTTCCACTGGCTGCTGTACGTGTTCGGCGCGTTCCTGCTGTTCACCGGCATCAAGATGTGGTTCTCGGCCGGCAGTGAGCCGGACCTGGAAACCAATCCGGCGCTGAAATTCATGCGCAAGCACCTGCGCCTGACCGATGGCTACGAAGGCAACGCGCTGTCGGTCGTACGCGATGGCCGGCGTTGGTTCACCCCGATGTTCGCGGTGCTGATCCTGATCGCGGTGACCGATGTGATCTTCGCGGTGGACTCGATCCCGGCGATCTTCGCCATCACCACCGACCCGTTCATCGTGCTGACCTCCAATGTGTTCGCGGTGCTGGGCCTGCGCGCGATGTTCTTCCTGCTGGCCGGCATGGCCGACCGCTTCCACCTGCTGCCCTACGGGCTGGCGGTGATCCTGGTCTACATCGGCACCAAGATGCTGGTCATCGACCTGGTCAAGATCCCGGTGCTGGTCTCGCTGGGCGTGGTGTTCGGCATCCTTGCCATCACCGTGTGGCTGAGCCTGGCAAGGCCGCCAAAGCCTGCATCGGAAAACTGA